One genomic region from Fictibacillus marinisediminis encodes:
- a CDS encoding undecaprenyl-diphosphatase, which produces MNDIIFKWINSLANQSVFLDKSMILLTNSVPYLAVAMILLLWFIPGTSHHIENKRTAIYAGCTTAFTLLLNLILHLVYYHPRPFAVHHVHKLIPHSMDSSFVSDHAIVVFSIAWILWMRGSRWRVPVLCWAVLIGISRIFVGVHYPADIAGSAVIAYACGYLVVRFSAKLEFFVQFILNVYRRVNFFETNELERKEKL; this is translated from the coding sequence ATGAATGATATTATCTTTAAATGGATCAACAGCTTGGCAAATCAATCGGTCTTTTTGGATAAAAGTATGATTTTGCTGACCAACAGTGTGCCCTATTTAGCCGTAGCCATGATCTTGCTGCTATGGTTTATTCCAGGAACGTCACACCATATAGAAAATAAACGTACCGCGATATATGCTGGATGTACAACTGCCTTCACGCTATTGCTGAATCTCATCTTACACCTTGTTTACTATCATCCACGCCCGTTTGCCGTACACCATGTACACAAACTGATACCACACTCCATGGATTCTTCTTTTGTGAGTGATCATGCCATAGTAGTATTCTCTATCGCATGGATTTTATGGATGAGGGGCAGCCGTTGGCGTGTGCCTGTCCTCTGTTGGGCGGTATTGATTGGAATCTCACGTATCTTTGTGGGTGTTCATTATCCGGCTGATATTGCAGGTAGTGCAGTAATTGCTTATGCATGTGGATATTTGGTCGTGCGGTTTTCAGCTAAGCTGGAATTTTTCGTACAGTTTATCTTGAACGTATACCGCAGAGTAAATTTCTTTGAAACAAATGAACTTGAAAGAAAAGAAAAACTATAA
- a CDS encoding DUF2161 domain-containing phosphodiesterase, giving the protein MNNKNDKRYETDLYEPVRDFFMEKGFEVHGEVNHCDIAIVKEDELIIVELKLNLNVDLLVQATNRQRLTDLVYIAIPKPKYKLRSKKWQNILHLIRRLELGLLLVSFLKSGPVVETVLSPGAFDRLKSQQRYKKKRTKLLEEIKGRNGDYNVGGSNKTKLMTAYKENCIQIAYLLDQLGPLSPKALRELGTGAKTLSILNKNYYGWFEKIARGMYGVSEKGKKEMALFPDQVRYYSELLEKVNPETD; this is encoded by the coding sequence ATGAACAACAAAAATGACAAACGATATGAAACAGACTTGTACGAACCAGTAAGAGATTTTTTTATGGAAAAAGGCTTTGAAGTGCATGGAGAGGTCAACCACTGTGACATTGCGATAGTCAAGGAAGATGAACTGATTATTGTAGAATTGAAGCTGAATCTCAATGTTGACCTCCTCGTCCAGGCAACGAACAGACAGAGGCTGACGGATCTTGTATACATCGCTATCCCGAAGCCTAAATACAAATTAAGGTCAAAAAAGTGGCAGAACATCCTTCATTTGATCAGAAGGCTGGAGCTTGGCTTGCTGCTCGTTTCATTTCTAAAGAGCGGACCTGTAGTGGAAACCGTTCTTTCTCCCGGAGCATTTGACCGGTTAAAAAGCCAGCAGAGGTATAAGAAGAAACGAACCAAGCTTCTGGAAGAAATTAAAGGAAGAAACGGAGATTATAACGTTGGAGGCAGCAACAAAACGAAGCTCATGACCGCCTACAAAGAAAACTGCATCCAGATCGCCTATCTGCTTGATCAGCTTGGGCCGTTGTCCCCAAAAGCGCTTCGGGAGCTAGGGACAGGTGCGAAAACCCTCTCGATCCTGAACAAAAATTATTATGGCTGGTTTGAGAAAATTGCCAGGGGAATGTATGGAGTCAGTGAAAAAGGAAAGAAAGAGATGGCTTTGTTTCCTGATCAAGTCAGGTATTACAGCGAGTTACTGGAAAAAGTAAACCCGGAAACGGATTAG
- a CDS encoding COG4705 family protein, translating to MLNKVPEVTIFFWIIKIMATTVGETAADFLTFKLHWGLTNTTYVMSVLLIITLVFQFKAKKYIPGIYWLAVVLISVVGTLITDNLTDHFGVPLVTSTIVFSIVLAITFAAWYSSEKTLSIHSIFTTKRETFYWLAILFTFALGTAAGDLVSEDMGLGYWKSGIIFAAVIALVTLAFYKFNMNAVLSFWIAYILTRPLGASIGDFLSQSHHAGGLGLGTTGTSVIFLVIILALVTYLTKTRRDESPLES from the coding sequence ATGCTGAATAAAGTTCCTGAGGTTACGATTTTCTTTTGGATCATTAAAATTATGGCCACAACGGTTGGTGAAACAGCAGCCGATTTTCTTACCTTCAAGCTGCACTGGGGACTGACCAATACAACCTATGTCATGAGCGTTCTCTTGATCATCACCTTGGTCTTTCAGTTTAAAGCAAAAAAGTATATTCCCGGTATTTATTGGCTTGCCGTCGTGCTCATCAGCGTAGTTGGGACTTTGATCACCGACAATCTCACCGATCATTTCGGAGTGCCTCTGGTGACATCGACGATTGTTTTTTCCATCGTATTAGCCATTACCTTCGCAGCATGGTATTCCAGTGAAAAGACCCTTTCAATCCACTCCATCTTTACAACGAAACGGGAAACCTTTTATTGGCTCGCTATTTTGTTTACCTTTGCACTTGGTACAGCAGCCGGAGACCTTGTCTCTGAAGATATGGGATTAGGCTACTGGAAATCCGGAATTATTTTCGCTGCCGTGATTGCTTTAGTAACTCTTGCTTTTTACAAGTTTAACATGAATGCCGTTCTTTCCTTCTGGATCGCCTATATTTTAACACGCCCACTTGGCGCTTCAATCGGCGATTTTCTTTCACAGTCCCACCATGCAGGAGGACTTGGTCTCGGAACGACTGGAACAAGTGTGATCTTCTTGGTTATTATTTTGGCTCTCGTTACTTATCTGACGAAGACACGAAGAGATGAGTCCCCGCTGGAAAGTTAA
- a CDS encoding response regulator transcription factor codes for MKQRILVVEDEVQIAKVLKIELEYEDYEVHIEHDGLSGLENALGENYNLILLDVMLPKLSGIEVLRRLRKAGSHTPVILLTARNTTLDKVMGLDLGANDYVTKPFEIEELLARVRSSIRYHSSIISWQADRNEQPKISIKDLSVNTETREVTRSGESISLTPKEYDLLVYLLHHKNKIVTREGILTNVWGYEFEGETNVIDVYIRHLRKKLEDDSSDPLIQTVRGVGYTMKEK; via the coding sequence GTGAAACAACGGATTCTAGTCGTGGAAGATGAAGTGCAGATTGCTAAAGTCCTTAAAATAGAACTGGAATATGAGGATTATGAAGTCCACATCGAGCATGATGGCTTGTCAGGACTGGAGAACGCGCTAGGAGAAAATTATAATTTGATCCTTTTGGATGTCATGCTTCCGAAACTGAGCGGAATAGAAGTGTTAAGAAGGCTGCGAAAAGCAGGCAGCCATACACCGGTAATTTTATTAACTGCCCGAAATACAACCCTGGATAAAGTGATGGGCCTGGATCTGGGAGCGAACGATTATGTCACGAAGCCGTTCGAGATTGAAGAGCTGCTGGCGCGGGTGCGATCCTCCATCCGCTATCACTCTTCCATCATCAGCTGGCAAGCGGACCGAAACGAGCAGCCGAAGATTTCGATTAAGGATTTAAGTGTGAACACAGAAACAAGGGAAGTGACAAGAAGTGGAGAAAGCATATCACTTACTCCAAAAGAATATGATTTGCTTGTTTATCTTCTTCATCATAAAAATAAGATCGTTACACGCGAAGGAATATTAACAAATGTTTGGGGCTATGAATTTGAAGGAGAAACCAATGTGATCGATGTTTATATCCGGCACCTGAGGAAAAAACTCGAAGATGATTCATCCGATCCATTAATTCAGACCGTTCGTGGTGTCGGTTACACCATGAAGGAGAAGTAA
- a CDS encoding DedA family protein, with the protein MEQHISYLLAHFGYFGIIMALIGGIVGLPVPDELFLTFIGYHIFKGEMAYIPALLSAWAGSAAGISISYLLGVKLGLPFLKKFGPKLHLTEDKIDTAKKLYDKYGPFLLFIGYFIPGVRHMTAYLAGINGYSFRKFSFFAFTGALIWTITFLTFGYLLGNQWKSIEMYMSKFSVILVMLMAFSLLFL; encoded by the coding sequence ATGGAACAGCACATCAGTTATCTTCTTGCACATTTTGGTTATTTCGGGATTATTATGGCTTTGATTGGAGGAATTGTAGGACTTCCTGTACCTGACGAGCTGTTCCTCACTTTTATTGGATATCATATCTTTAAAGGTGAGATGGCCTACATTCCAGCTTTACTCAGTGCATGGGCTGGATCGGCTGCAGGAATATCCATCAGCTATCTTTTAGGCGTTAAATTAGGTTTACCGTTTTTAAAGAAATTCGGCCCAAAGCTTCATCTTACTGAGGATAAAATCGATACAGCAAAAAAACTTTATGATAAATACGGTCCCTTCCTTTTGTTTATCGGTTACTTTATACCGGGTGTAAGACATATGACCGCATATCTTGCGGGCATAAATGGTTACTCGTTCCGAAAATTCTCCTTTTTCGCTTTTACAGGCGCCCTGATCTGGACCATTACGTTCCTGACCTTTGGATACCTTCTCGGAAACCAATGGAAATCCATAGAGATGTATATGTCAAAATTCAGTGTAATCCTTGTGATGCTGATGGCATTCAGCTTGCTGTTTTTGTGA
- a CDS encoding sensor histidine kinase has protein sequence MKITTKINILTTAWLVFILLIMNVLVFFTFMKTIGNIEERFLIQKAHEIIKKTENQGSRVLTKDLLEVYLSDHSFIRLVDKNSVVIKQITDDQDLAKVKAEFSPKEESELRQIGEEQFQFVRVPILTNQTVSYTMEIAQRVSGLEVKKDKLLSILAACSAITILLSLAGGRLLSNVIMKPISRMIRTMEDIEQSGVPKTIFIQNQSKDELYTLANTFNRMISRLQENIERQKQFVSDASHELKTPITVIGSYANLLRRRGLKNEKLSKEAIEAIHQEAMRMQKMTETLLDLASSENETSLHVKKVNLTQVCESLARQLKSIYKREILFHQDNPPVVVEADELKIKQVIIIVLDNAIKYSKAKIEVTVRQREGQAFIHVKDYGIGIPEEDVAHIFERFYRVDKARSRETGGTGLGLSIAKIIMKLHRGDIDIKSREGKGTEVELRIPIFYQTTQEV, from the coding sequence GTGAAAATCACCACAAAGATCAACATCTTAACAACAGCCTGGCTGGTCTTTATCCTTCTCATCATGAATGTTCTTGTTTTTTTTACATTTATGAAAACCATCGGCAATATTGAAGAACGATTCCTCATTCAGAAGGCTCACGAGATTATTAAAAAAACAGAAAATCAGGGTTCAAGAGTTTTAACTAAGGACTTGTTGGAAGTCTATCTGTCGGATCATTCTTTTATTCGTTTAGTAGATAAGAATTCAGTGGTCATCAAGCAAATTACGGATGATCAAGACTTGGCAAAGGTAAAAGCGGAATTTTCACCCAAAGAGGAATCCGAGCTGCGGCAGATCGGTGAAGAACAGTTCCAGTTTGTCCGCGTTCCCATCTTAACGAATCAAACTGTTTCCTATACGATGGAGATTGCACAGAGGGTATCAGGGCTTGAGGTGAAGAAAGACAAGCTATTATCCATCTTAGCTGCATGTTCAGCCATTACGATTCTCCTCTCTTTGGCAGGGGGGAGGTTGCTCTCCAACGTGATCATGAAGCCAATCTCCAGAATGATTAGAACGATGGAAGACATTGAACAGAGCGGGGTTCCTAAAACGATATTTATCCAAAATCAATCGAAGGATGAACTCTATACACTTGCCAACACATTTAATCGCATGATCAGCAGATTGCAAGAAAATATTGAACGGCAGAAGCAATTTGTTTCTGATGCCTCCCATGAGTTAAAAACGCCAATCACGGTTATTGGCAGCTATGCGAACCTATTAAGAAGAAGAGGATTAAAAAACGAAAAACTCTCAAAAGAAGCGATTGAAGCCATTCATCAGGAAGCGATGAGGATGCAAAAAATGACAGAGACACTGCTTGATCTGGCCTCTTCTGAAAATGAAACCTCATTACATGTCAAAAAAGTAAATCTTACTCAAGTTTGCGAAAGCCTTGCCAGACAGCTAAAAAGTATTTATAAACGGGAAATCCTCTTTCATCAGGATAATCCGCCAGTTGTTGTTGAAGCTGATGAATTAAAGATAAAACAGGTAATCATCATCGTTCTTGATAATGCGATAAAATACAGCAAAGCCAAAATAGAAGTCACGGTCCGCCAAAGAGAAGGGCAAGCCTTTATTCATGTGAAAGACTATGGAATCGGCATACCAGAAGAAGATGTCGCCCACATTTTCGAACGATTTTACCGTGTGGATAAGGCAAGATCCAGAGAGACGGGAGGAACTGGCCTCGGGCTATCCATTGCTAAAATCATTATGAAGCTTCATCGAGGCGATATTGATATAAAAAGCAGGGAAGGAAAAGGGACGGAGGTTGAATTACGAATTCCGATTTTTTACCAAACGACTCAAGAGGTATAA
- a CDS encoding SurA N-terminal domain-containing protein, producing MKKIISVLMVCLLAVALTACGSNDKEKKASDNNDKAKTSQAQKKQEKQMKEMQKKLEAQKVGNKKVVATVNNEKIKGKDYNQALSSSQMQMQQMGQDPSSKEAAKQIKKQTIESLIGQSLIMQDAKKKGYKASSAEVNAQLEKTKKQYKGEKNFTAALKQANLSESQLKAQIAEGITSQKYIDKEVPADTVTDKEIQDYYNQYAKQGTGKGQKPPKLEEVKPQIKQQLEQQKKQEKLMSHVKSLKKNAKIDIKI from the coding sequence ATGAAAAAAATCATTTCGGTACTAATGGTGTGTTTACTTGCCGTAGCATTAACGGCTTGTGGATCAAATGATAAAGAGAAAAAGGCTTCGGACAACAACGATAAAGCGAAAACGTCCCAAGCTCAGAAAAAGCAAGAAAAACAAATGAAAGAAATGCAGAAAAAACTTGAAGCTCAAAAAGTAGGAAATAAAAAAGTTGTTGCGACAGTAAACAATGAAAAAATCAAAGGCAAAGACTACAACCAGGCTCTTTCCTCCTCCCAAATGCAGATGCAGCAGATGGGACAAGACCCTTCTTCTAAAGAAGCGGCAAAACAGATAAAGAAACAAACGATTGAAAGCTTGATCGGACAGTCGCTGATCATGCAGGATGCCAAGAAAAAAGGCTATAAAGCATCCTCAGCTGAAGTAAATGCTCAGCTTGAAAAAACAAAAAAACAATATAAAGGCGAGAAAAATTTTACCGCCGCTCTCAAACAGGCTAACCTTTCTGAATCTCAGTTAAAAGCTCAGATCGCGGAGGGAATTACTTCTCAAAAGTATATTGATAAAGAAGTACCTGCCGATACAGTAACTGATAAAGAAATTCAGGATTACTACAACCAGTATGCCAAGCAGGGAACAGGCAAAGGCCAAAAGCCTCCAAAACTGGAAGAAGTAAAACCGCAGATTAAGCAGCAGCTCGAACAGCAAAAGAAACAGGAAAAACTGATGAGCCACGTAAAATCTCTTAAGAAAAACGCAAAAATTGATATTAAAATCTAA
- the eutB gene encoding hydroxyectoine utilization dehydratase EutB, translated as MNEIISTSIKAEVTIREVWGAKKRIGSLIKKTPAVESFILSERAGRPVYLKLETVHDTGAFKVRGAANKILSLSEEEKKRGVTTYSTGNHGMAVAYVAKKLGIEATVCISNRVPKAKVDSLKRLGAVIEFCGESQDEAGERCFTLEKEQGLTVIEPFDDPHIIAGQGTIGLELLEDIPCLTDVIVPLSGGGLLSGIGMAVKSNDPGIRVTGVSMAESAVMYESLRAGKPVKLPEKDTLADSLLGGIGLNNRHTFEMVKRYMDQVLLISEDEIAYSMAYMMDHHRMVMEGAAGTAIAALLGKKIEHQEGAIAVIITGNNVDLSVVQRILQAYSPS; from the coding sequence ATGAATGAAATAATAAGTACCAGTATAAAAGCTGAAGTGACGATTCGGGAGGTATGGGGAGCCAAAAAGAGGATCGGTTCCCTGATAAAAAAAACACCTGCTGTTGAATCTTTTATTCTATCTGAAAGAGCAGGACGGCCAGTTTATCTTAAACTTGAGACGGTTCATGATACAGGAGCATTTAAAGTCCGGGGGGCAGCGAACAAAATTTTAAGTTTAAGTGAAGAGGAAAAAAAGAGGGGAGTTACAACGTATTCTACGGGAAATCATGGAATGGCAGTAGCCTATGTGGCGAAAAAACTAGGCATTGAGGCCACTGTTTGTATATCCAACCGGGTGCCAAAAGCAAAAGTTGATTCTCTTAAGAGACTGGGTGCTGTCATTGAATTTTGTGGAGAAAGCCAGGATGAGGCTGGCGAAAGATGTTTCACATTAGAAAAAGAGCAGGGATTGACCGTGATCGAGCCATTCGATGATCCGCACATAATCGCAGGACAAGGTACCATTGGTTTGGAACTGCTTGAAGATATTCCATGTTTAACTGATGTGATCGTGCCGCTTTCGGGTGGGGGGCTGCTATCCGGCATCGGTATGGCGGTTAAGTCAAACGACCCGGGGATCAGGGTTACTGGGGTTTCCATGGCAGAATCCGCAGTGATGTATGAGAGCCTTAGAGCAGGGAAACCCGTAAAATTACCTGAGAAGGACACACTTGCTGACAGCCTTCTCGGAGGAATTGGCCTGAACAATCGCCATACCTTTGAAATGGTAAAAAGGTATATGGACCAGGTTCTATTAATCTCTGAAGATGAGATTGCCTACAGCATGGCCTATATGATGGATCATCACCGAATGGTCATGGAAGGAGCAGCAGGTACTGCAATTGCAGCATTATTAGGAAAGAAAATAGAGCACCAGGAAGGAGCAATTGCTGTCATTATCACAGGCAATAATGTAGATCTTTCGGTGGTACAACGAATTCTTCAAGCCTACTCACCTTCTTGA
- the pulA gene encoding type I pullulanase: MKLASIKRFIALLSIFTLVIGGLFSFHSVQSFAETTSGKTKVTIHYKPAGGSTKDWNLWVFPEGGEGKAYPFTGEDKFGKVAEIELDGTYKKVGFIVRTDSWEKDGGDRFIDISAGEGEVWVKSGDDNTYTEPPDGEYRDLPAYENINVKVHYFRYDNQYEGWNLWTWPENGEGKAVQFTDEDEFGKVANIKMDNLKDVHKIGLIVRKSVPGNEWADKEFNDRYVTKFHEDGSAEVWIAQGQERIYYDKDLVDRTPKIVKASLDGFNEITFETNFPFDIKNHGLSLSGGAAIKEVVPYDSKAGDFTNKVKVITSKNLDLTKVYKISKENFGEAAVQTGKVVRTPEFDKQFFYNGKDLGNTYSKKETSFRLWAPTASEAKIVVYKSWQEEKGTELPLKKSERGTWKTTLNGNQEGLIYTYKVKIGDQWNEAVDPYARAVTVNGDKGAVINLDNTDPKHFHKRMKAFTPEDAIIYELHVRDLSMHPKSGIKHKGKFLGVAEEKTTGPAGVKTGLNHIKDLGVTHVQLLPIYDYNTVDETKLNEPQFNWGYDPKNYNAPEGSYSTDPYKPAVRIKEMKQMVNTLHHNKLRVIMDVVYNHMFAAGESNFQKLVPGYYFRYNEDGTLANGTGVGNDTASERKMMRKFIVDSVSYWAKEYNLDGFRFDLMGIHDVETMNQVRKALNTIDPSIIVLGEGWDLNTPIDPETKANQKNAGKMPGIAHFNDGIRDGLKGSVFNDIDKGFVNGKPGTEDAIKEGVKAGIDYPSTTATYKDPQQVITYVEAHDNHTLWDKLQLTNPESSVDTRKKMHKLASSIILTSQGISFLHAGQEFMRTKGGDPNSYRSPDSVNQLDWQRRADFSKEVDYMKGLIKLRKSHPAFRMRTAQDIRSHLTFLPAPKNTVIYDLKGHANKDRAKDLVVVYNANETVQTISLPTVGPWKVLANGEKAGNKSLGTLLGKKIKVPALSAVVLEGK; this comes from the coding sequence ATGAAGTTGGCATCGATCAAGCGATTTATTGCATTACTCTCGATTTTTACTTTAGTCATTGGAGGTCTTTTTTCTTTTCATTCTGTGCAATCGTTTGCGGAAACGACGTCTGGAAAAACAAAAGTCACGATTCACTACAAGCCTGCAGGAGGCAGCACGAAGGACTGGAATTTATGGGTCTTTCCTGAAGGCGGAGAAGGAAAAGCCTATCCGTTTACAGGTGAGGACAAGTTCGGAAAGGTAGCCGAGATCGAGCTTGACGGTACATACAAGAAAGTCGGCTTCATCGTAAGAACGGACAGCTGGGAAAAGGATGGTGGAGACCGTTTTATTGATATCTCTGCCGGCGAAGGCGAAGTTTGGGTGAAGTCCGGTGATGACAATACTTACACAGAGCCGCCAGATGGAGAGTATCGAGACCTTCCTGCTTATGAAAATATTAATGTGAAGGTTCATTATTTCAGATACGACAATCAATATGAGGGTTGGAACCTATGGACCTGGCCGGAGAACGGCGAGGGAAAAGCGGTTCAATTTACCGATGAAGATGAATTTGGCAAAGTGGCCAACATCAAGATGGATAACTTGAAGGACGTTCATAAAATCGGGCTTATTGTAAGAAAAAGCGTGCCCGGAAATGAGTGGGCGGATAAGGAATTTAATGATAGATACGTAACAAAGTTTCACGAAGACGGTTCTGCAGAAGTGTGGATCGCACAGGGGCAGGAGCGCATTTATTATGACAAAGACTTGGTCGACCGTACGCCGAAAATCGTAAAAGCCAGCCTTGATGGGTTCAATGAAATTACGTTTGAAACCAACTTCCCGTTTGATATAAAAAATCACGGTCTTTCACTTTCAGGCGGAGCAGCTATAAAAGAAGTTGTTCCTTATGACAGCAAAGCAGGCGATTTTACAAACAAAGTTAAGGTCATCACTTCGAAAAATCTGGATCTTACAAAAGTTTATAAGATCTCTAAAGAGAATTTTGGAGAAGCCGCAGTACAGACAGGCAAGGTGGTCCGTACACCGGAATTTGATAAGCAGTTCTTCTATAACGGTAAAGATTTAGGAAACACCTATTCTAAAAAAGAAACGAGTTTCAGGCTTTGGGCACCAACTGCTAGTGAAGCCAAGATCGTGGTCTACAAATCATGGCAAGAAGAGAAGGGCACCGAGCTGCCATTGAAGAAGTCCGAGCGAGGCACTTGGAAAACAACTCTTAACGGCAATCAAGAGGGTCTGATTTATACGTACAAAGTAAAGATTGGCGACCAGTGGAATGAAGCCGTGGACCCCTACGCACGTGCAGTAACGGTAAATGGCGATAAGGGTGCTGTTATCAATTTGGATAATACCGATCCGAAGCATTTTCACAAAAGAATGAAGGCCTTCACTCCTGAAGATGCCATCATTTACGAGCTTCATGTCAGAGATTTATCCATGCATCCAAAAAGCGGCATCAAGCATAAAGGCAAGTTCTTGGGAGTAGCTGAAGAAAAAACAACCGGGCCAGCGGGAGTAAAAACAGGACTGAACCATATTAAAGATCTCGGTGTTACACACGTTCAGCTGCTGCCTATCTATGATTATAATACGGTTGATGAGACAAAATTGAATGAACCGCAATTCAACTGGGGCTATGATCCTAAGAACTATAATGCACCAGAAGGCTCGTATTCTACTGATCCTTATAAGCCAGCAGTCCGGATCAAAGAGATGAAACAGATGGTCAACACCCTGCATCACAACAAACTTCGGGTCATCATGGACGTGGTATATAACCATATGTTCGCAGCAGGGGAGTCTAACTTCCAGAAGCTTGTACCGGGCTATTATTTCCGCTATAACGAAGATGGGACGTTGGCGAACGGTACAGGTGTGGGGAATGATACGGCATCAGAGCGTAAGATGATGCGCAAATTTATCGTAGATTCTGTGAGCTATTGGGCCAAAGAATACAATCTGGATGGTTTCCGATTCGACTTGATGGGGATCCATGACGTTGAAACGATGAACCAAGTCAGAAAAGCATTGAACACAATTGATCCTTCTATTATAGTGCTTGGCGAAGGTTGGGATCTCAACACACCGATTGATCCTGAAACCAAAGCGAATCAAAAGAATGCCGGAAAAATGCCGGGAATTGCTCATTTCAACGATGGCATACGTGATGGTCTAAAAGGCAGCGTGTTCAATGATATAGATAAAGGATTTGTGAACGGTAAACCGGGTACAGAGGATGCCATTAAAGAAGGTGTAAAAGCAGGCATCGATTATCCAAGCACGACGGCGACCTATAAAGATCCGCAGCAAGTGATCACATACGTGGAAGCTCACGATAACCACACCTTATGGGATAAATTACAGCTGACCAATCCGGAGAGTTCAGTTGATACCCGTAAGAAAATGCACAAGCTTGCGTCCTCTATTATCCTGACGTCACAAGGCATTTCGTTCCTGCATGCCGGCCAGGAGTTCATGAGAACGAAAGGGGGCGACCCTAATAGCTACAGATCTCCTGATTCTGTGAACCAGCTTGATTGGCAGCGCCGAGCAGACTTCAGCAAAGAAGTAGATTATATGAAAGGCCTGATCAAGCTGCGCAAGAGCCATCCGGCATTCCGAATGAGAACAGCACAGGATATCCGAAGTCACTTAACGTTCCTTCCAGCTCCGAAAAATACAGTCATCTATGATCTGAAAGGCCACGCAAACAAAGACAGGGCAAAAGATCTAGTTGTCGTGTACAACGCCAACGAAACTGTACAAACGATCTCTCTTCCAACGGTCGGACCATGGAAGGTGCTTGCCAATGGTGAGAAAGCGGGAAACAAATCACTCGGTACCCTGCTGGGCAAAAAGATAAAGGTTCCTGCACTTAGTGCTGTTGTTCTTGAAGGTAAATAA
- a CDS encoding cupredoxin domain-containing protein, producing the protein MLYVPRKWILAIILCIGIGLGTWYVVKPEAVQTAGSPAASKRIVINMVTGEFKSKLDNGKEIEAYRWDPGTIHIPHNQPVTLSIYGVNGKEHPFYIEGTNVKGNVIKGKETVLHLRFKKEGIYRLICKTHADISHNGPMIAYLVVD; encoded by the coding sequence GTGCTGTATGTTCCAAGGAAATGGATACTTGCCATTATTTTATGTATTGGTATCGGGCTCGGTACATGGTACGTTGTAAAGCCGGAAGCGGTCCAGACAGCTGGTTCCCCAGCGGCATCAAAAAGAATTGTGATCAACATGGTCACTGGAGAATTTAAGTCCAAGCTTGATAATGGCAAGGAAATCGAAGCTTACCGCTGGGACCCCGGAACCATCCATATCCCTCACAATCAGCCAGTGACCTTAAGCATCTATGGAGTGAATGGCAAAGAACATCCGTTTTACATTGAAGGAACGAATGTTAAAGGAAATGTCATTAAAGGGAAAGAAACGGTTCTGCACCTGCGTTTTAAAAAAGAAGGCATTTACCGTCTGATCTGCAAGACTCATGCTGATATCTCACACAACGGTCCCATGATCGCCTATCTTGTTGTTGATTAA